CTGGAAGGAGACGAAATGAACGAATCGCGCGTCACGAGCGCCCTGTTTGGCCGGAGCGCCGCATGAAAGCGCATCTGAGCGAAGGGCTTGGGCGTACCAAAGCGTGGCCCGCGAGACGCATCGGGACGGGGCTGAAGGCGGCGTCGGCGCGGGTGGCGAGCGCGTTGCCGGCACTCGCGATGCTGCTCGCGGTGATCGTCTGCAATGCGTGGCTGCAGCCGGATTTCCTGAGCGCCGATTCGCTCGCGAGCAACATGCAGAACGCCGCGCCGGTGATTCTCATCTGCATGGCGCAGGCGGTCATCGTGCTCATGGGCGAGCTGGACCTGTCGGTGGGCGCGGGCATCTCGCTCGTCAACTGCGTGCTCGCGGCGCTTCCCGGCTTCATGGGATGGGGCGCCGGCGCGACGTGCCTCGCGGGGTTGGCGGCGGCGCTGCTCGCGGGCGCGTGCAACGGCTTTCTCGTCGGTTACGCGAAGCAGAGCGCGTTGATCGCGACTTTCGCGACGGGCGCGGTCTGGTTCGGCTGCGCGCTGCTCTTGATGCCGCAGCCCGGCGGAACGGTGCCCGACGCGCTCGGCGAATGGTTCGCGGCGCGCATCGGCGCGTTGCCGGTCGCGGCGCTGCCGGTGCTGGCGGCCATCGCGATCTGGGCGGTGCTGCAGCGGCACCGCTTCGGACGGCGGCTGATCGCAACCGGCAGCAACGCGGACGCGATGTTCAAGGTCGGCGTCGATGTCCGGCTCGTCAAGCTGCTCGGCTACATGCTCGCGTGGCTCTTCGTGTTCGCGGCGGCGGTGTGCCTGTCCGCGCAGACCGCCTCGGGCGATGCGCGCCTCGGCCTGCCGTACACGCTCAACTCCGTTGCAGCGGTGGTGATCGGCGGCATCTCGCTCGCGGGCGGGCGCGGCTCGATGCTCGGCGCGGTCTGCGGATCGCTCGTGCTCGCGCTGATCGGCAACGTCGTCTATTTCGCCGGCATCCCGAGCAACTATCAGGAAGTGTTCAAGGGCGCCGTGATCGTGATTGCGCTCGGTTTCACGTTCGTCGGCGCGAAGAGGAGGGCATGAGCATGCAGACGCATTCGCGACGCGTTTTTCTGTTGGTGCTGGCCATTGCGGTGCTGGTCGGCGGGCAGTTTGCGGTGCCCGGTTTCGCGAACCCCGGGCAGATCGCCAATCAGTTGAAGATCGCGACGTTTCTGGGGCTTTTCGGTATCGCGCAGTCGCTCGTGATGATCGCCGGGGAACAGGGGCTGGATCTCTCGGTCGGCGCGGCCGCGACGCTCGGCGGTATTCTCGGCGCGGCGCTGCTCGGGCCTGCATCGCCGGGACTCGCTGCGGCCTTCGCGGTCGCGGCGTTCAGCGGCGCGCTCGTGGGCGCGGTGAACGGCGTCGGCATCACGCTCTTGCGCATTCCGCCGCTCGTGATGACGCTCGCGATGGCGAGTCTCGTCGATGGCGGCTTGATCGTCTGGTCCTCGGTGATGCACGTCGCTACGGCGGCGAGTCCGGCGCTCGCGGCGCTTGCCGGGCGAACGATAGCCGGCGTGCCGACCGTCGCGCTCATCTGGCTGGTCGCGGGCGCGCTCGTCTGGCGCTTCCTCGGCCATTCCGCGTGGGGACGGCGCGTGCTCGCAAGCGGCGCGAACCCGACTGCCGCCGCCATCGCCGGGACGCGCGTGCGCGCGATCCGCGTCGCTATTTATACGGCGAGCGGGACCATCGCGGCGCTGACGGGCGTGCTGCTGGTCGGCTATGTCGGTCAGGCGTTTCTCGGGCTCGGAACGACGTATGTGCTGCCGAGCGTCGTCGTGGCGGTGATCGGCGGTGTGTCGCTCGCGGGCGGACGCGGCGATTACATCGCGGTCGCGATGGCCGCCGTGCTGCTGACCGTGCTGACGAGTCTCCTGACGGCGCTGCAGATCGGCGAGGCGGGCCGGCAATGCATCTTCGGCGCGACGCTGCTCGTGTTTCTGACGTTCAATGGATGGTCGTTCAGGAACGTGTTGCAACGGCGGCATGCGTAGGTGGTCGTGCGGGCTGGTTCATGGTCGAGCGTCGGGCGTTGGTGAAAGGCGGGCTGGTGGTTTCGTCGATCGTGAATCGGCGGTGTGACGTCGCCGTTTCATCTACGTGCACTTGAGTTGACATAAGGTTTATTAACGCATTTTTTAATGTAGGTCCCAGATAGAAATGTCGCATTTCCGCCAGATAGAAATGTCGTGTTTCGACGTAGGTTCATTGCCAGACAAGCGTTTCAGGAGCGCTGGCGATGAACACCACTGGGACCATCACGATGTCGATGCGCGAGTTGGACCGGCTCAGAGTGATTCAGGCCGTGACCGAGCGGCGGCTCAAGCCCGGGCAAGCTGCCGAACGGCTGGGGCTGAGTGTGCGGCAGATCGAGCGCCTGGTGCTGCGCTATTGTGCAGACGGTGCGCGCGGTCTGGTGTCGGGCAAGCGCGGGCGCGCGGGGAATCATCGGCTGCCTGAAGGCGTGGCGCAGCGCGCGATCGCGCTGATCCGCGAGCGTTACGCGGATTTTGGTCCGACGCTGGCGGCCGAGAAGTTAGCCGAGTGTCACGGTATCAAGCTGGCGGTCGAGACCATTCGCGCGCTGATGACGGCCGCGGGGCTCTGGGTGCCGCGCAAGCAGCGCCCGCCGCGGATTCATCAGCCGCGTAATCGCCGGGCGTGTCTGGGCGAGCTGATCCAGATCGATGGCAGCGAACATCGGTGGTTCGAAGACCGGGCGCCGCCCTGCACGCTGCTGGTGTTCATCGACGATGCGACGGGTCGGCTGATGACGCTGCATTTCACCGCGACCGAGTCGACCTTCAGCTATTTCGAGGCGCTCTCGAAGTATCTAACGACCCACGGCAAGCCGATCGCCTTCTACAGCGACAAGGCCGGCGTCTTCTACGTCAAGAACCGCTCGAGCACGGCAGGCAAAGGCGTGACGCAATTCGGCCGGGCCTTGTACGAGCTGAACATCGACGCGTTTTGTGCGAACACGAGTCAGGCCAAGGGACGGGTGGAACGCGCCAACCTGACGCTACAGGACCGGCTGGTCAAGGAGCTTCGGCTACGGGACATCAGCACTTGGGAGGCAGCCAACGCTTATGCGCCCTCCTTCATCGCCGATTTCAATCGCCGTTTTGGTCGCCCGCCCAAGAGCGATCACGATGCCCATCGACCGCTGCGTGACGATGACGATCTCCGCCAGTCCCTGACGCACCGCGTCTGGCGCAAGGTCACGCACGCGCTGACGGTGCAATACGACCGAGTGATGTACTTGTTGGAAGACACGCCTGCGAACCGCCGGCTGATTCACCAGCAGGTTGAAGTGGTCGAGTACCCGGATGGTGAGGTCGAGGTGCAGGCGGATGGCGAAGTGCTCGCTTGCGCCACGTATGACCGCATTGCACGGATCGATCAGGGTGCGGAAGTCGAGAACAAGCGGCTGGCACATGCACTCGAAGCTGCGCGACTCCTGCAGGCCAAACGCGATGATCGTCGTGCCTCCGATGCGCCGTCACGCACGCATCGTGGTGAACAGGTTCGAGCCAAGAAAGCGCTTGAAGGACTGAAGAAGCAACGTGCACTGAGCATCACCGACATGAACGAAGCGATTCTCGAAGTCAGCGCAAAAGCCATGCGGGAACGGGAGGCGGCTGCGCCGCCCCGACCCCGCAACCGGAATGAAAGTAAGCCAAACATCGGTGCAAAACGCGACATTTGTATTTAGCTGGCACCGCGACATTTGAACTTAGCGGGGACATTTAAGTAACGGCTGTATTTCAATTCCGCGTCTTCAACCAACGCCCAGACATCGATGCAACGTTCGCATTCAGCCCAACTCTTCGAACAACCAGTCCTGGAAGCTCTTCACCTTCGGCGAGTCCACCGATGACTTCAGCAAGTTCAACGTATAGCCGTTGACAGCGAGCCCGTCGAAGCCGAACGGCGCGACCAGCTTCGCCGTTTCCAGTTCGCGCTGCACGAGCAGGAGGCTCTCCAGACAGACGCCGACGCCATCGGCCGCCGCGCTGATCGCCATGAAGGAACGATCGAAGCGCGGCCCGCGCGAAATATCGAGCGGCGTCTTGCGATAAAGGCGCATCCAGTCGCGCCATCCGACGAGGCAGTTCTCGCTGTGAATCAGCGTGTGATGCCGCAGGTCCGCGACCGTGCGGATCGGATGAGCGCCTTCCATCAGCTTCGGCGAACAAAGCGGCACGATCGTCTCGGACGGCAGATCGAGCACCAGCGTGCCCGCCGGCTGCAGTCTGCGTGCCCCGTAACGCAGGTCGATGTCGACCGCTGCGCGCGTCAGGTCCACCGGTTCGTTCGACGCATTCAGCCGCAAGTCGATATCCGGATGCCGCGCCGAGAAGCGCGCAAGACGCGGCATCAGCCACTGAGTCGCGAAACTCGGCGTCGAATGCAACGTGAGAATGTCGCTTTTCGCGACGCGGCCGATATTGCGCGTGGCTTTCTCGATGCGCGCGAACGCCGCGCCAATCTCCTCCGCATAGGCGCGGCCGCTGTCCGTGAGCAGCACCGCGCGATGCACGCGATGAAAGAGCCGCACGCTCAACTGCTCCTCGAGCAGCTTGATCTGATGACTGATTGCCGAAGGCGTCACGAACAGTTCTTCTGCTGCAAGCGCGAAGGATTCGAGCC
The sequence above is a segment of the Caballeronia sp. Lep1P3 genome. Coding sequences within it:
- a CDS encoding ABC transporter permease → MKAHLSEGLGRTKAWPARRIGTGLKAASARVASALPALAMLLAVIVCNAWLQPDFLSADSLASNMQNAAPVILICMAQAVIVLMGELDLSVGAGISLVNCVLAALPGFMGWGAGATCLAGLAAALLAGACNGFLVGYAKQSALIATFATGAVWFGCALLLMPQPGGTVPDALGEWFAARIGALPVAALPVLAAIAIWAVLQRHRFGRRLIATGSNADAMFKVGVDVRLVKLLGYMLAWLFVFAAAVCLSAQTASGDARLGLPYTLNSVAAVVIGGISLAGGRGSMLGAVCGSLVLALIGNVVYFAGIPSNYQEVFKGAVIVIALGFTFVGAKRRA
- a CDS encoding ABC transporter permease codes for the protein MSMQTHSRRVFLLVLAIAVLVGGQFAVPGFANPGQIANQLKIATFLGLFGIAQSLVMIAGEQGLDLSVGAAATLGGILGAALLGPASPGLAAAFAVAAFSGALVGAVNGVGITLLRIPPLVMTLAMASLVDGGLIVWSSVMHVATAASPALAALAGRTIAGVPTVALIWLVAGALVWRFLGHSAWGRRVLASGANPTAAAIAGTRVRAIRVAIYTASGTIAALTGVLLVGYVGQAFLGLGTTYVLPSVVVAVIGGVSLAGGRGDYIAVAMAAVLLTVLTSLLTALQIGEAGRQCIFGATLLVFLTFNGWSFRNVLQRRHA
- a CDS encoding ISNCY family transposase translates to MNTTGTITMSMRELDRLRVIQAVTERRLKPGQAAERLGLSVRQIERLVLRYCADGARGLVSGKRGRAGNHRLPEGVAQRAIALIRERYADFGPTLAAEKLAECHGIKLAVETIRALMTAAGLWVPRKQRPPRIHQPRNRRACLGELIQIDGSEHRWFEDRAPPCTLLVFIDDATGRLMTLHFTATESTFSYFEALSKYLTTHGKPIAFYSDKAGVFYVKNRSSTAGKGVTQFGRALYELNIDAFCANTSQAKGRVERANLTLQDRLVKELRLRDISTWEAANAYAPSFIADFNRRFGRPPKSDHDAHRPLRDDDDLRQSLTHRVWRKVTHALTVQYDRVMYLLEDTPANRRLIHQQVEVVEYPDGEVEVQADGEVLACATYDRIARIDQGAEVENKRLAHALEAARLLQAKRDDRRASDAPSRTHRGEQVRAKKALEGLKKQRALSITDMNEAILEVSAKAMREREAAAPPRPRNRNESKPNIGAKRDICI
- the gcvA gene encoding transcriptional regulator GcvA, with amino-acid sequence MHNRVTLKSIQAFEAAARLESFALAAEELFVTPSAISHQIKLLEEQLSVRLFHRVHRAVLLTDSGRAYAEEIGAAFARIEKATRNIGRVAKSDILTLHSTPSFATQWLMPRLARFSARHPDIDLRLNASNEPVDLTRAAVDIDLRYGARRLQPAGTLVLDLPSETIVPLCSPKLMEGAHPIRTVADLRHHTLIHSENCLVGWRDWMRLYRKTPLDISRGPRFDRSFMAISAAADGVGVCLESLLLVQRELETAKLVAPFGFDGLAVNGYTLNLLKSSVDSPKVKSFQDWLFEELG